TCTTTCCATTGTGGATATCTGTGATTAATTATATTTGGCATTATACTTATCTATTTATCTTATATATTAATCTAAtgaagcctataaatagacttCTTCTTCAAGATTGGAATATACATTAAAATTCTTTATTTCTCTCTTCCGCATTATTATTCTCAACTCATGTGACaagaggaagagaaaggaaacaTATTTAATAAGAAATATTCAttttaataccacaaaaaacgtCAAACTCATACACCCATGTCACCTAtacccccaaactaatttttgtgttaggaaaaattcctaaactgaTACACTCATGTCACACTTTTCCCCAAATGGTGCCACATTTACAATGtaattttttgggataaatatagTACGGATATgctaattttggattttttcctaCACGAAAAGTATATGTAACATGGATGTACTTGTTCGGGAgtctttgtgacacaaaaattaaaCGTGGTAGGATGTTCGGATTTAGGGATTTTGTTGGTATTAACCCTTCAAGTGGAAAAGAACCTAAGTAGTATCGACATTGACATGTGACACACCACACTACACGATACGACACCTCGAcaagtcatttttaaaaaaaatagagaattccgacatgtTGGGACACATTGTATTTATCATGTACTTATAAAAACATCAACGGTGAGTtacttcttattcttcttccgtTAAGGATTCACGATTATGTTTTTTGGGCTAGCTGTGTATATTAATATTAGGGTAGTTGAGTATCCGACttatttttgggtcgaaaagtatatgacttaagtatatatatattttaaataaatttaaatatctctaatttaatgaaaatgtttaaaattgatcccgtgcGTATCGTAATAGCATGTCGAGACGCTAGACTCTCATGTTGTTGGCGTGTCTTGAGCGCCGACTACGTATCGATCGCATGTCGACTAATATCAAGAGAGTGTCGGAGTGTCGGACATCACACGAAAACCTTCAGAGAGTATTGGTGTTTTCTAGAAAAGGACTACCTCATCCTAGACCGATTCAGCCAATTGAAATTGCTTTCGCAAGCAAGAAGGCGGCAAGCCTACTTACCAGGTGcttcttgcatattttaggtcCACTCAATACTAGCTTAAACTTTTTGTCAAGATAAAGTAGTCCTATCTCGTGTTTACTCCTCTAAATCGAGATTTCTGTGGAATGTATAATGCAATCACACCTTCATACTCAATTACAATAAAGGGTCACAATGTCATTAGACTGTTTTAAGATGCTTTACGAATTACGATGTTTTTGTTCTTAACTACCGACCAATCATAGCGAGGACAAATACggttctgatttttcttttatgggaATAAAATTTTcgttttgtccttttctttggtAGGGTCGGCAAGTATCTGAGGTAGGCCCTGATCGCCTTATTGGGTCTCGGCTGTCCCTGACACACACAGGCGTTGttgcagagaagagagagagagagaggcgctggcggcggcggcggggaaTGGGGTGGGCGATAGCACTGCACGGAGGAGCAGGGGACATCTCGCTGTCTCTGCCGCCTGAGCGCCGCCTCCCGAGGGAGGCCTGCCTCCGCCACTGCCTCCAGCTCGGCGTCGACGCTCTGAAGTCCAAGAAATCTCCCCTGGACGTTGTCGAGCTCGTGGTAATCGATTCACGCTAGGTTTCTCTGTGAGCATCACTTTTACGTGTTTCGCGATGGCATACCGAGTTCTTTTAGCTAATGggcagaggaaaaaaagaggaaaaaagatatATTTTTGAGCTGATTGGAGAGTTGTAGATCTCAAATGACCCatctgctttctttttcttacttttatatttctttgtttttagttTATGATGGTGTTCAAAGCAGTTTGAGTTGTCTAGTTTTAGTATGAGATCAAGATATTTGAGTTCTACTTGTACACTCTGTTTTATGTAAATCCGGTGTTCTGAACACGAGTATGGCTTGCTTCATCTTGCGCTCTAGTGTCTCTTTGAGTACAGTGAATAAACCTGGAACCAGATCGAGAACATCCTAGCCTAAAAAGGTGTTTCGCTCTTGTTGATTGGAAAATTTCTATGGAAGAATTTCAGGTCTTGCTTGAAATTAGTGCTCAAAAAACATCAGTACACAATTGAAGGAGGTTAAACAGATTTTGGTATAAGAAACAAAGAGGGAGAGCCAAAAGTTGCTGGCTTTATACCTGCCGGTGTCTTGAAAGTCTTGAGACATCTTCCCTGTAGGTTACATGATTGATGACTTGCTTGAAATGTGAACTATGctctttgaatttttcctaTGATGCGCAGCTACAGTTTTCCTGCGTGAGCCTATTCCTTCACTAAAAATTTGGTTGTACCCTTCTTACCGTGTTCGGGGATAACCAGGTCCGTGAGTTGGAAAACAACCCTCACTTCAATGCGGGCAGAGGGTCGGTCTTAACCAGCAATGGCACTGTTGAAATGGAGGCTTGCATCATGGATGGAAACACAATGAAATGTGGAGCTGTTTCTGGGCTCACCACTGTTGTCAACGCCATATCTTTGGCACGACTAGTCATGGAACGAACTCCTCATATATACCTGGGATTTGATGGGGCAGAAGCATTTGCCAGGGAACATGTGAGTTTACCTTGAGTTACCAGGTTACTCTCCTTAAGTGGAGGAGGTTTGATCTACTCTAGCATTTCTGTACTCTGGAACTTAATTGGTGATCAGAAGACAAGGGCAGACCTTTTCTTTCTTGGCCGTGTTTCATATTTCGCTAGATGTTATTGCTCACTGATTCTACCTCTCTAATTCAATCAGGCCCTTTTAGCTTGCTAAATCAATTCTTCAAAGATATAAGGATTGTGCATCTCTTTAGCTTCCTTCCCAATTCTGTAAGCACATACACATGTTGCATCACACGATGCATTCGAACCACTGATAGAATTGCCCTTTCAGTTTTCTTGTTTTACAATTCATTGAGCTTCTAATGTTGTGTTCGGTGGAAGTTTTGATCTTTGTTGACTTCTCAAATATGCCAGGGGGTAGAAACTCTTGATGCTTCTCATTTCGTCACTCCAGAGAACATTGAAAGGCTAAAACAGGCCAAAGAAGCAAACAGAGTGCAGGTACTTCCCTCATTTGAATTTCTGTGTCTGCAAATTGGATTTCACATCTTCAATCCTTTATAAGTGCCCTATTTTCTATTGTTTACCAATAATCAACCAATTTTTAGGTTAGTGCTAATTCTCAAGAACCCAATTATTCATCACACTAACTTCGGAGAGACAGGCAAAAGAGTTAAGCTCCCGTATGCAGAGGTCAACAATTATGGGAGATGACTTCCTCCTGCTATACATTTTGTGGTGGCTGAAGCATCAGATCCTTTTAACCCCGGAACATTACAAAGCCCCTTGAAGAACTTGTTTTTCTTGCTTGTTTGGTTCAAGAATCACTAGATAACCCTAGTTGGAATTTCTTTCTGTGCTCACATATCTGTCATATAACCACAGATTGATTATACGCAACCCATGCAAAAGAATGGGAAGGACACTGCCACTGCCAATGGCGACAGCCAAATTGGTACTGTGGGATGCGTCGCTGTAGATAATGATGGAAATTTAGCTGCGGCAACTTCTACTGGAGGTTTAGTCAACAAGATGGTTGGAAGGATAGGAGACACGCCCATCATAGGGGCGGGGACGTATGCCAACAGTCTATGTGCAGTATCAGCTACGGGCACAGGTGAAGCTATAATTCGTGGAACTGTCGCGAGGGATGTGGCCGCACTCATGGAGTTCAAAGGACTCTCCCTGGAAGAAGCGGCCGCCTGCATTGTGAAAGAGAGGGTTCCGAAGGGGAATGTTGGCCTCGTCGCTGTTTCTGCAACGGGAGAAGTCACCATGCCTTTTAATACGACTGGGATGTTCCGAGCATGTGCTACCGAGGATGGGCACTCGGAAATTGCAATATGGCCTTCAATGAAAGATTGAAATGGTTTAGTTGTTTCGGGCAACATCTTATCTTCACCATGATCAAATGCTTGTGGTATATGCGGCAGTTGTAAAAGAACTGCGCTCGAAAGATTGTCCAATTTGTCAATGTTCAAGTGTCGTACCTATATACTGCCATTATGGTGGCTGTTGCGATGAAAGAGCGGCTTTCGACTGTCTTCCTCGTCCTTAAAATCCTTATTTCCTTTCGCAATAACTGAGTTTAAGTACCTTTGCAGATCTATCAGTAGCTTGATCTTTTGCATCGCCTTGCTAAAGTTTCTATCACTGTATTACTTACTTCCATCAAGTTTGATCCTTGTTTGgccgaaaaaagagaaaaaagaaaagctttgaTCCTGAAGTTTGAAATGTCTCAGAAAGAAGGCACTCCAGATTATCAGATTTTACTGCAAAATGAGCCTTCTGTCATTTTTGCTTAAAGTCAATATGTTTGTCAAGAGAACCACTGAGATCTCGACGCTGAGCGAGCAGCAGCCTATGGTCATCTGTAATTGCAGTCACCTATGTTGTCCAGAACAGATGACAGACTGCCGTGGTTCGATAAAGATGATCTATGAACAACTTATGAAACCAGGCATATCGCACAAACGTGATCATCCAATGGCTTCATGTAGTTACCAAATGATGGTCAGAAACCAGCATAAATATTTGCTGGAAAAAACCGAGCATAAGATGACGGAAGGGCAAtggttcaaaataaaaagaaagtccACAATCTATATCAAATTATGTTGTCCTCCAGTGAGATCTCAGAA
The genomic region above belongs to Rhodamnia argentea isolate NSW1041297 chromosome 6, ASM2092103v1, whole genome shotgun sequence and contains:
- the LOC115744336 gene encoding isoaspartyl peptidase/L-asparaginase 1 — its product is MGWAIALHGGAGDISLSLPPERRLPREACLRHCLQLGVDALKSKKSPLDVVELVVRELENNPHFNAGRGSVLTSNGTVEMEACIMDGNTMKCGAVSGLTTVVNAISLARLVMERTPHIYLGFDGAEAFAREHGVETLDASHFVTPENIERLKQAKEANRVQIDYTQPMQKNGKDTATANGDSQIGTVGCVAVDNDGNLAAATSTGGLVNKMVGRIGDTPIIGAGTYANSLCAVSATGTGEAIIRGTVARDVAALMEFKGLSLEEAAACIVKERVPKGNVGLVAVSATGEVTMPFNTTGMFRACATEDGHSEIAIWPSMKD